In Apis mellifera strain DH4 linkage group LG1, Amel_HAv3.1, whole genome shotgun sequence, the sequence CACGATTCATTCTCtcgattgttattaaaattgttattaaagacTAAAGTGATAATCCGTTTCTTCGTGATGATGtgttgaggaaaaaaaaaaaaaaaaaaagaaataataaaagagaaaaaaagtcaGGACAGATTTTTGAAGATCGACTGTCTGGTTCTTTCgtgatatttatgttttttcattttccaaagGAAGCATCTACAGACGCGGCGCACGTAGATGGAGGAAGCTGTACCGAGTGAATGGTCATATATTTCAAGCGAAACGTTTCAATCGGGTAAGCATCATTTCATTCAACTTTATTGCTCCACTGTTaccacctttttttttttcttttccctttccgtttttttctctctctctctctatctctctctctccctccccttgtCTCACCCATTTTTTGGCTCATccacatattatttttttccacataTTTGCGCGCCAATCACGCACGTTACGTCATACCAACGTTCCAGACACACAATAACACTTGTTTTTACACACAACCCGGTATAGTGTGGATAGATCCCCGATCAAAAAGGAACTTGCTGGCTAGTGAACGTTAACGATCATTTTTCTagtaatttattcattgaatGACAATTCTCGTCCCCGTCAATCATCCGTCCCTTGAATGCTTAAGAATGGGAATGTTTCATAGTAGGTTTCATGTTGTTTGAATGATTGTAGGTCATTTTCAAAGGTGAATGGTTAAAGAATGTGAAAGTTACCGTTGGTTAAACTTGGTTGATAACTTCACGTATAAATAGTaagcttattattttatcgtaagttatagatttttcttttttttaaagaagaagaataatttatgagaGTAAGagagtaatttatatattattttacagagGATAGAATTATTTGTAGATATTAGACGTAGACACGAGTTACAATAAAATTCGGTTACAGTAAGACCCTCGTATCGTAGCAAGTGTGTtgcataataacaaataacgaTGGAatggcatatatatatatgatttaaatatgataataaataataatttaaatacagtaacgaaaaaagaaaagtataatataatactgtaTTGCATGAATTGTGAtgctattttttatgtatgataatttttttaaaattaaggacAGATACAGAGTCTTACTACaatgtttaatttgtttaaaatttttcgttaataaatatatatatatttcaataaaaatccattcagaaattctatacaatataaatattaaaaactataaaatttatataagataggTTATTCGTAATAGGTTATTTATACAAtcttgaagaatttaaaaaaataataaattttaattaaaactatttttgataataattgtaacaaattatttttattactctttAAACAGGAGAAAgattatatttgcattaatttaattctttcttgttCTCAAGATTTCATACGAGATAGATTCACCGAGATTTCCAAAAGAacgattaattgtaaattaattatttttataattaatttcttctctaaCTTCCGTAGCGAGCGTTTTGCGCATTCTGCCAAGATCGGATTTGGGGGCTAGGTCGGCAGGGGTTCAAGTGCATTCAATGCAAGCTTCTGGTACACAAGAAATGTCACAAGGTGGTGCGCAAGCCATGCTTGAGTGtgcaacagcaacagcaacaacagatGCCAAGCACAGAATCGCAGACGATCGACAGGAACGGCGATCAACAACAGCTTGATTCTGTTCAATGCAGCCCCGTAGCTCATCTCGAGGATGAGATCTCAGAATCGGCAATTATCGAGGAGCATTCACGCAATCGTAAGAACATTCTGGATATTTTatccgaaaaattttaaaaaatttaatcaattacttttattaataacatgaaaaaaagaattaaaaattataaaaaagaagaattattcaatataatataaatttgataattgtttattattcagaaagttattatgaattaattgtgATATGttctaaattgaaatatgttttCCAGGAACCGGAAGTGAAGAAAGGGAGGAATTGCCACTGGATACGTTAAACGATGCAGATAATTCAAATGATATGCAGAGGCAATACTCGTTAAATGATTTCGAACTGATTAGGGTAATCGGTCGTGGTTCCTACGCGAAAGTTTTGATGGTAGAGTTAAAACGTACAAAAAGGATTTATGCaatgaaagtaattaaaaaagccTTAGTAACGGACGACGAGGACATAGATTGGGTTCAAACGGAGAAACACGTGTTCGAAACCGCCTCGAATCATCCTTTCCTCGTTGGACTTCACTCATGCTTTCAGACGCCTTCTCGCCTGTTCTTCGTGATCGAGTTCGTACGCGGCGGTGATTTGATGTTCCATATGCAGAGACAACGCCGTCTTCCCGAGGAGCATGCTCGATTTTACGCAGCTGAAATCAGTCTTGCTTTGAACTTTTTGCACGAGAAAGGtaaaggaataaaagaaatatgtttgaaaagaagaaaggataattttaattctgtcaaaacgatgaaaatatagtaagtgaaatgagaaatatatgtattgattcgtaattttttttgtaacaggTATCATATACagagatttaaaattggataatgTATTACTTGATCACGAAGGACACGTAAAATTAACTGATTACGGAATGTGTAAAGAAGGCGTTAGAGAGGGTGACACAACCGCCACATTTTGCGGCACTCCGAATTATATTGCACCCGAAATATTGAGGGGTGAAGATTATAGCTTCTCTGTAGATTGGTGGGCGCTTGGTGTACTTCTGTATGAAATGCTTGCAGGTCGTAGCCCGTTCGATATCGCGGGCGCATCAGAAAATCCAGATCAAAATACCGAAGATTATCTGTTTCAAGTTATTTTACAGAAGACAATTCGTATACCAAGATCATTATCGGTCAAAGCAGCATCAGTTCTTAAAGGTTTCCTCTGCAAAGATCCAAATGAAAGATTAGGGTGTGGCAAGAGACCAACTGCTTTTCTTGATATTGTTGCCCATCCCTTCTTCAAAGCCATAGATTGGGAAATGGTAATTCTTCTCTAATTACATACAAAgtattagaatattagaataattataattataaaatacataataaaaagataagaattataagaataatgcTTATAATGCTCTTGTGATgtgtattgtaattaaaaaaattaaattaaatctttttgcttattgtcattttaata encodes:
- the LOC413834 gene encoding atypical protein kinase C isoform X2, which gives rise to MAWGYWSATSVSDRGRSPRRDKDKQQHQTLHQQQQQQQYHQAETGVSQGMYGVQQVQQGELADVSSSSAVSTGPGVSAGAAVEEPPCSIMIQGGSFYSYSAATAAVAAAAAVGRRIPSAIGEGGPSTSSTGIQVLPRDRPIKSSTSTYPPSPSSDSAEYEQPIAGLRAECSPHNSPHDDIFSQPGTSSSRIKLLCDKGIDDTSEVDIDEVTATEMMYATANRVIGTSTCRVHGPCNPLPDSAPPMPPLIDDTTGSSEFWFNDITWDQTNVAKKVTLTVVNFFLTCHLRQECPVREKTRAFCAFCQDRIWGLGRQGFKCIQCKLLVHKKCHKVVRKPCLSVQQQQQQQMPSTESQTIDRNGDQQQLDSVQCSPVAHLEDEISESAIIEEHSRNRTGSEEREELPLDTLNDADNSNDMQRQYSLNDFELIRVIGRGSYAKVLMVELKRTKRIYAMKVIKKALVTDDEDIDWVQTEKHVFETASNHPFLVGLHSCFQTPSRLFFVIEFVRGGDLMFHMQRQRRLPEEHARFYAAEISLALNFLHEKGIIYRDLKLDNVLLDHEGHVKLTDYGMCKEGVREGDTTATFCGTPNYIAPEILRGEDYSFSVDWWALGVLLYEMLAGRSPFDIAGASENPDQNTEDYLFQVILQKTIRIPRSLSVKAASVLKGFLCKDPNERLGCGKRPTAFLDIVAHPFFKAIDWEMLEQKQVTPPYKPRLDSDRDLANFPPEFTDEPVHLTPDDPRVIDKIDQSEFEGFEYVNPLLMSLEDCV
- the LOC413834 gene encoding atypical protein kinase C isoform X1; its protein translation is MAWGYWSATSVSDRGRSPRRDKDKQQHQTLHQQQQQQQYHQAETGVSQGMYGVQQVQQGELADVSSSSAVSTGPGVSAGAAVEEPPCSIMIQGGSFYSYSAATAAVAAAAAVGRRIPSAIGEGGPSTSSTGIQVLPRDRPIKSSTSTYPPSPSSDSAEYEQPIAGLRAECSPHNSPHDDIFSQPGTSSSRIKLLCDKGIDDTSEVDIDEVTATEMMYATANRVIGTSTCRVHGPCNPLPDSAPPMPPLIDDTTGSSEFWFNDITWVFPNVPPAPGMPCQGEDRSIYRRGARRWRKLYRVNGHIFQAKRFNRRAFCAFCQDRIWGLGRQGFKCIQCKLLVHKKCHKVVRKPCLSVQQQQQQQMPSTESQTIDRNGDQQQLDSVQCSPVAHLEDEISESAIIEEHSRNRTGSEEREELPLDTLNDADNSNDMQRQYSLNDFELIRVIGRGSYAKVLMVELKRTKRIYAMKVIKKALVTDDEDIDWVQTEKHVFETASNHPFLVGLHSCFQTPSRLFFVIEFVRGGDLMFHMQRQRRLPEEHARFYAAEISLALNFLHEKGIIYRDLKLDNVLLDHEGHVKLTDYGMCKEGVREGDTTATFCGTPNYIAPEILRGEDYSFSVDWWALGVLLYEMLAGRSPFDIAGASENPDQNTEDYLFQVILQKTIRIPRSLSVKAASVLKGFLCKDPNERLGCGKRPTAFLDIVAHPFFKAIDWEMLEQKQVTPPYKPRLDSDRDLANFPPEFTDEPVHLTPDDPRVIDKIDQSEFEGFEYVNPLLMSLEDCV
- the LOC413834 gene encoding atypical protein kinase C isoform X4, yielding MRTICGFGAAGLDQFTMKWVDDEGDPCRIASQHELDEALRLYELEKDTEITIHVFPNVPPAPGMPCQGEDRSIYRRGARRWRKLYRVNGHIFQAKRFNRRAFCAFCQDRIWGLGRQGFKCIQCKLLVHKKCHKVVRKPCLSVQQQQQQQMPSTESQTIDRNGDQQQLDSVQCSPVAHLEDEISESAIIEEHSRNRTGSEEREELPLDTLNDADNSNDMQRQYSLNDFELIRVIGRGSYAKVLMVELKRTKRIYAMKVIKKALVTDDEDIDWVQTEKHVFETASNHPFLVGLHSCFQTPSRLFFVIEFVRGGDLMFHMQRQRRLPEEHARFYAAEISLALNFLHEKGIIYRDLKLDNVLLDHEGHVKLTDYGMCKEGVREGDTTATFCGTPNYIAPEILRGEDYSFSVDWWALGVLLYEMLAGRSPFDIAGASENPDQNTEDYLFQVILQKTIRIPRSLSVKAASVLKGFLCKDPNERLGCGKRPTAFLDIVAHPFFKAIDWEMLEQKQVTPPYKPRLDSDRDLANFPPEFTDEPVHLTPDDPRVIDKIDQSEFEGFEYVNPLLMSLEDCV
- the LOC413834 gene encoding atypical protein kinase C isoform X3; the protein is MPTQTTENDDIRVKIIYNGEVQITYITPGISVDTLREEMRTICGFGAAGLDQFTMKWVDDEGDPCRIASQHELDEALRLYELEKDTEITIHVFPNVPPAPGMPCQGEDRSIYRRGARRWRKLYRVNGHIFQAKRFNRRAFCAFCQDRIWGLGRQGFKCIQCKLLVHKKCHKVVRKPCLSVQQQQQQQMPSTESQTIDRNGDQQQLDSVQCSPVAHLEDEISESAIIEEHSRNRTGSEEREELPLDTLNDADNSNDMQRQYSLNDFELIRVIGRGSYAKVLMVELKRTKRIYAMKVIKKALVTDDEDIDWVQTEKHVFETASNHPFLVGLHSCFQTPSRLFFVIEFVRGGDLMFHMQRQRRLPEEHARFYAAEISLALNFLHEKGIIYRDLKLDNVLLDHEGHVKLTDYGMCKEGVREGDTTATFCGTPNYIAPEILRGEDYSFSVDWWALGVLLYEMLAGRSPFDIAGASENPDQNTEDYLFQVILQKTIRIPRSLSVKAASVLKGFLCKDPNERLGCGKRPTAFLDIVAHPFFKAIDWEMLEQKQVTPPYKPRLDSDRDLANFPPEFTDEPVHLTPDDPRVIDKIDQSEFEGFEYVNPLLMSLEDCV